One genomic window of Solanum dulcamara chromosome 12, daSolDulc1.2, whole genome shotgun sequence includes the following:
- the LOC129876886 gene encoding uncharacterized protein LOC129876886 isoform X2, translated as MADGRKECPTSPQAANAQLFGVLSSLLQQVESLTNQEEMELRIKIQALGLEVTKVPSKSTQNLDETEIAKQMDKLSEKLDNVDRMISTAVAADPQVGSLLSSTADLWMPVITAGSEERRNLNASVEDDLEVKGKNSQ; from the exons ATGGCCGATGGAAGGAAAGAATGTCCAACATCGCCTCAGGCAGCAAACGCCCAACTATTCGGAGTTCTCTCCAGTCTTCTCCAGCAG GTGGAATCATTGACTAATCAAGAAGAGATGGAGTTGCGCATTAAGATCCAAGCACTAGGACTGGAAGTTACAAAAGTTCCTTCTAAATCAACACAAAATCTTGACGAG ACGGAGATTGCGAAGCAGATGGATAAATTATCAGAAAAGCTGGATAATGTGGATCGGATGATATCCACCGCTGTCGCTGCGGATCCACAAGTTGGGTCTCTCTTAAGCAGTACTGCTGATCTTTGGATGCCAGTTATTACAGCTGGTTCTGAGGAAAGGCGTAACCTTAATGCATCAGTTGAAGATGATCTTGAAGTGAAAGGCAAAAATTCTCAGTAG
- the LOC129876886 gene encoding uncharacterized protein LOC129876886 isoform X1, with the protein MEGKNVQHRLRQQTPNYSEFSPVFSSRCLCLRSSPALFNKVLRNVLTRKIVDNHAQVESLTNQEEMELRIKIQALGLEVTKVPSKSTQNLDETEIAKQMDKLSEKLDNVDRMISTAVAADPQVGSLLSSTADLWMPVITAGSEERRNLNASVEDDLEVKGKNSQ; encoded by the exons ATGGAAGGAAAGAATGTCCAACATCGCCTCAGGCAGCAAACGCCCAACTATTCGGAGTTCTCTCCAGTCTTCTCCAGCAG GTGTCTGTGTTTGAGATCAAGTCCTGCTCTGTTTAATAAAGTACTTCGAAATGTCCTGACTAGAAAGATTGTGGACAATCATGCGCAGGTGGAATCATTGACTAATCAAGAAGAGATGGAGTTGCGCATTAAGATCCAAGCACTAGGACTGGAAGTTACAAAAGTTCCTTCTAAATCAACACAAAATCTTGACGAG ACGGAGATTGCGAAGCAGATGGATAAATTATCAGAAAAGCTGGATAATGTGGATCGGATGATATCCACCGCTGTCGCTGCGGATCCACAAGTTGGGTCTCTCTTAAGCAGTACTGCTGATCTTTGGATGCCAGTTATTACAGCTGGTTCTGAGGAAAGGCGTAACCTTAATGCATCAGTTGAAGATGATCTTGAAGTGAAAGGCAAAAATTCTCAGTAG